tttttattttagttatttccaGCACATAAActgaaaattttgtaaaatgtgATAgtgattttgttaaatttaactgTTTTGAACAACTTCTCAGCAGATGAAACTGCAAACTTCCTAATGGTTAACGGCTGACAACAAACAAAGCCATTAACTTTATCCAACCTCTGATACAACCATGCAAAATAACTCATATCAAAATCATATAAGgggtgccaaaaaaaaaaaaatcgaatttgaGGGTCCATTCAAAAACCTCCAGACGTATTTACccattttttttcatcaatacACAGAACACAGATGGTAACTGATCAAAATAACACATAATGGAGTTGATCAAATCACAAAAAGGAGTAATTTTTACGAATATTAGTTACCTGGAGAGTGAAGTTGACGTGGTCTTGGACGGATGAGAGTTGGCTCTGCGCCGCCACGTTCACCTCCTCGAGCTTCTTCCTGATTCGCTCCGTTACGATTCGCTCCTCCCCCGCCGCTACGTGATCCATCTTCGAATCGCAAAAACACTTCTCAACGATCGATCCCGAGGAGAACAAAGGGGTTTTTACTCCCTTGTTGCGTATCAAtctctgtttgtttccgtagaGAAAGGGGAAAAGGGTAAAgcggggttttagggttttgagggtTTTTGTGGAGTAGCCACATGGGAGATAAATTTCCTAGACCCGTGCACCGCGACATCCTGGCCGTCCAAATCGGCCAATCCGATCCGTCTGATTTAacaattaataagaaaaagattAACGGATTAACGGATTTACTAACATGCGTTGTGTAAATAAAAACAAGTATTGTGGGGTGGCATGTGAGAATTAATACGAGACGAGATAATAATAACTATCATCAAATAAAGtaccattttatttattttagtgcactcgatttttagagagagagagagagagagagagagagaatggagtCGCCCGACCCGATATGCGGAGGAGTTCCCCCATTGGTCGCCTCCTTCGTCGACACCTTCGTTGACTACTGCGTTAGCGGCCTCTTCTTCCccactaaccctaaccctaaccctaacgctaaccctaaccctgatCCTCCCCCGACCCGTCTCCCCCCCGCTGCGCGCCTCGTCGCCATCGGGGACCTCCATGGTGACCTCCACAAGGCCCGCGAGGCCCTCTCCCTCGCCGGCCTCTCCgagccctcctcctccgccgccggcgcctCCCGGTGGTGCGGCGGCGCCACCGTCGCCGTCCAGGTCGGCGACGTGCTCGACCGCGGCGGCGACGAGATCCGCCTCCTCtacctcctccaccgcctcaaGCTCGACGCCGCGCGCCACGGCGGCGCCCTCCTCACCGTGCTCGGCAACCACGAGGTCATGAACGTCGCCGGCGACTTCCGCTACGCCACCCCGGCGGGGCTCGACGAGTTCGAGTCGTGGGCGCGGTGGTTCCGCGCGGGGCTCGCCATGAAGCGCCTCGTCCCCGACCTCCCCCCGCCTAGGGACCCCTTCAGGGGGGTCCCCAGATCCTTCCCCGGGATCAAGCCCGAGTTTTGGGAGGGTCTCACGGCCCGAATCGCCGCGCTCCGCCCCGAGGGCCCGATCTCGGCTCGGTTCCTCGCGGAGAACCACACGGTCCTCGTCGTCGGCGACTCGGTCTTCGTCCACGGGGGGCTCCTCGAGTCCCACGTCGAGCACGGGCTCGAGACGATCAACGAGGAGGTGAGGGAGTGGATCAGGGGTGCGCGGCCGAGGGCGCCGGCGCACGTGAGGGGGAGGGACGCGGTGGTGTGGCTGAGGAAGTTCTCGGAGGACGGCGAGGGCAAGGAGTGCGATTGCACGCATCTTAAAGACGTGCTGGGGAGGATCCCTGGGACGAGGAGGATGGTGATGGGGCACACGATACAGAAGCAGGGGATCACCGCGGCGTGCGGGGAACAGGCGGTGAGGATCGACGTGGGCCTGTCGAGGGGGTGCGGCGACGGGGCGCCGCAGGTGCTCGAGATCGGCAGCGGAGGCAATGCGGTTCGGGTATTGGCGACAGAGCCGGCGACGGTGGTGGGGAGGTGGGGAGTGAGGAGGAGGGAGGACGAGGTGGCGAAGGAGGGGCTTGCAATGCTGGTGAAGGAGAGTGGGACTGGGTTGAGAGAAGTGGAGGCAACAGCATAGATCATATTCATTGGTTTGGGGAATTTGGAGTAAACTTCATGGTAATGGTATTGGTATTTGAATAGTTCTTAGCTCTTtgatttattatgaattttatgaTTGGTCTTTGTAATgtatatcttttattattttaagaaaaaaaaaacacatttttaAACGTAAATCTAATtagaaatgtgaagtaattGGACTTTAAATTTGGGGCCTCAATGCTAATTATCAAGCTTTTTTTTATCACTTAGACGGTCGGTGTAATATTAGAATAATATTGAATACATGTAACATCTCAATGAAAGCTTAGCTGTTTTCATATTTCACGGTCTGTATATTACTGCTTTCATCTCTCAATATGACAATAGTACAAGAAAATAAGCTCATTTAGCAAGCTATGTGCGTAATATCACAGCCATTAAAAGGCATGAATAGCAATTGAAGTAGCATAGTGATTGTTATCTGAATTGTTGTCGCAAAATTACTATCAAATGATGAAAGAAAGATATTATACTATGTAAAATACTTGGTTGTAACTATGTACAGAAGACTCTAAGCCATTACCGTGTACAAAAACAAAGCAGATTGACTACAACCCTCTTAAACAGCACCATGATAACCTCTTCCTACATCTGTCTACAGTATGTTACAAACTATTATGAAGTATATCCTTCTTTCTTACTCCTCCAACCCCGTTCTACTTCTACAGCGACCGAAAAGGACTTTCGACAACATCTGAGAAACTTACTGTTCCATTAACAAGCAGCTGCTACTGGGCGAGCTGCCCACAACACACGGAATATCTCGAACTAGAACTTTTACTCTTCGCGACTCAATATTTTCCAATACCTCTAAACACTCCTGCAAATCTGAGTCGCTTGCTAAGATCACCCATTCTTCCTCATCGTCTCTGTACTTGAGCTGAAAAGTTCCATTTAACAATTTGAATCTCTTCGCTATTTCCTCGAGAAGTTGCTGGTAACCGCCGGACGGTAAGAATTTGAACCTCACCATGTCGTTCTTATATATAGCCTTTACGGTGATGGTAGGGCTGTTTTCGTTTAAAGATGCACTTTTGGGTTTTTTCTTGAAAGTCGGGTGGCTCGACGCGCTGCCGCTGGAAGAATCCGTCATGCTGGAGGAAGAAGGATTGCTGTGTTCCACAATCCCGTCGTCATTATAATCTATTTTGGAGGAAGAAGGATTGCTGTGTTCCACAATCCCGTCGTCATTATAATCTATTTTGTGAGGAACCTCGGGACAACCTATTTCTTTAGTAACATGTGAATCACTTAAGACACCTCCGGAAAATAGCGGCAATCTTGACATGCCTCCAGAATTTGCATACTGCAATATCCCTGAATCAGGAGGGGTAGTTCTGCAACTTTCTTCGCGGTTCTCCACAAGAAGACCAAATTCACCCTTTTCGTGGTCATTGTTGTGAGAGCAGTCGTGTTCCAATTTCAGAACCGAAAGTTCGGGTTCATTGTTGCGAGAAGAAGCTGCAAGCACGGAATCACAGCTTGGAGGTGCGATGGTTTTCAAGGGCGGGTTTTGAGTTGGGGAGACGGCGGCTACAAGGCATCCCGTGGCGGGGTCATACTTCAAAGATCCTTCGACTCCTTGGACCGAGTTTATaactttttgtattttcttaaGAGAGCGGTTTACCTTGTTTATTTTGCGGGAAGGCCATCTTGAGATACCATGTTGCCTGCATATCCGTTTCAGGGTAGTCGGACAAACTGCCAAAACAGTAATAAAGCTAATCAGTATTTTACTTCCCAGAagttttatacatatatatcttgCAAAATCATTCATACATATATTGTAAAACtagactagaatactattaatagcactaagtcattaatgctattaagttttcggctcttggatgaaacgatgtacggttagaatgatagtggtcctctaaggttgagtgggtagttgattgaatagtataatctaacggatgaaaatggtcaacgaagtagatctaacggcaaaaaaattgatagcaccttgttgctattgatagtattatagccgaactctatattgTATATCCCTATAATCATATGGGGAGAAGTTCCTTTTACATTAAATTAGTTTTTTCTGTGCATCATATATAACAGAACTCAAACTTTACAGGTATATAAATTCGTCAATAGATAATCTGCAAATAGCTCTATTTGTATGATCCGGATATTTTTTGAACAGTGCTAATAATCAGATTAGTCTAAGGACTTAGTTCCAGGTAAAGAGGATGATGATATGGTTAAATCCAAACAGCACTCACCACCAATGCTCTTTGCGGCGTCTTTCAGACTCCCAGAGAAGTATTGCTGAAGCACACTTAAGCTAATATTTTTCTCAGCTAAACTGCGTTTTTTCTCGGCATGTCTCATCAAGCTAGACTTTAACTGCAACAAAGAATCAACATTAATCACATGAAACTTACATAATAACCGTATGAAATAATAAAGTCAAGAAAGATGAACAACTCATAAGCAACTTTTATTATTGGGATTATAGTGGAGTTCTAACATAAACATTTGTGGAAAGCAAATTTCACTGCAAGAAAATACTCATTAAACAATAAGAACTTCACTACAAAGACACACCACCCTttaaagagagggagaaaatatAGGAACCAATATAGTAAACAGAGCTACTTATCAAGAAACTCGAGAAAAGAACAGGCTGTTACAACAAGAATGATCCATTGGGGTCGTTCTATTCTACAGAGGAGTTAAGTGCAGCCACTTGTCAAAATCCTAATAGTTGGAACTGGAAGAATCTAACTCCCTGGTATCTGAACAATCTCAAAATCCGAGtgctctctctccccttcctGGAAAACCTGGTCAAGTATCTAGAAATCTCAAATtccaagctctctctctctctctctctctctctctctccttcccagAAACCCATGTTAAGTATCTgaacaatttcaaatttcaagctcactcgctctctctctctctctctctctctctctctctctctctcaaattttcCTCCCCGGAAACGCTGGTTAAGTATCTGAACAATCTCAAATTCCAAGCAACATGCAAACTTATACCTTTTCACATAAAGAAGGATGCAAAAGTTTAAAACAACTAAGGGTGAAATTAAAAGGATTTTAGAAAATCACCTTCTCAGGCTGTACATCTCCTCCTCGTTCATCAGGCGGAATATTCTGATCTTCGAAGGGAGTCTTTACTGCTGGGTCATATTTTCCCTTATGGATGTGGTCTTCATGGGCATCAATTCCAGCTAATTCAGCATCTGAGATAGTTCTCAAACTCCTACAAAGTTTCTGCATTGTGCTAGACAGGTTATTTAGTAAAAGCTGCTGCTCTTCACTACTTTTGTGATTAACTGGGAGAAAAAACTCCAATATATAATCATCATCACCGGTGTATGTACTCCTTAGCCTAATCGCCACAGCAGCCCCGAGATTGAATTTTCGAGCATGATGCGCAAGTGGGTATTCGCGAATATTACATGCTTTCACATCAGAGCAGAAAAAGGGCTGATTTGATTGAAGTGCTTTTCCAGCAATGCCCTTTCCTTTCTCGAGGCGGTGTTCAGCACAAGCATGAAGAAAACCCTGCATTTTCAGATCATTTACGTAACAGGCAGATTCTTGGATGCAGAGCATATTTTTGTTCCTCGAATCTGAATTAATTTGTCGACCATTAGCTTTAACGAAAACTTCTGAATTTCCAACATCAGAGGAAATAGGAATCCACGTTATTGCCAAAGGAAGCATGTGTGCATGGCAAACGACTCTAAGAATATCTAGTATTTCGGTGACTGCAGATTTCTGATTCTTTGTGAGGTTCTGCATATAAAAAAGTAACCAGATAAGAAGAGACAGCTCTAAATTTTCGAGCACTCAATGTTAAGGGAAACCCTTCTAACATCATAATCAAAGGGTATGGTTATTGGAAGTATTGACTATAGCAAATACTATAGATAATTTACCTGGAGAAGAGGTCGGGCTTTCACAGTCCGCAAGTTTACCTCCTGCAAGCATAAGAATATCACTGATGTGTTCAAGGAAACAGCACTAAAGTATGAAGTAAACACTTTGTCTGTTATGTTCtataaataacaataaagatGTGTATGAGTATTAACATGCATATGATTGTCTTTGTGTTTGCGACCATGGATTCTTAGAAAGACGCAGCTCCAACTAATACATAGAATGTCGAGTCTTCCAAGGATTTGACCAGGCGGCAAGGTCAGGGGATCAAACAATCTTAAAATCCAGGTTTTTGGGGCTTGTTTGGATGTATGAACAAATTGTTCAGCTTAcatctctttttatttattattatttttctatatttttctatatttttggtCAAGGGGTATGTGGTAACTAGTTGGTCTGAATATGAAAGAATATCTAGAATCGCATAATATTTACAGCCTTTAACTAGTTTTCTTGGAATGTAATAAATCACCTCATAGGTGTAACATACAGAGTCCTGGGAATTTATGATTATGAGGACCTCGCAATGGATGAAACTCAAACTCCTAGGTtgcaattacaaaagaaaatcccGATACTCAAACTCCTAGGTtgcaattacaaaagaaaattccGATACGGCATAATTTATCATCAATAACTTGTTCCGACCTCCCAAAAGACCCTTAGGGAAGGTATCCTTTACCGAATGATCTTATATTCTATACAAACTAGAATAAAAGGGGGCTGACGCCTGACGGTCTCTCGCAAGTGTAAGCCCagttattttacttctctaaacgAAAGCTGTTGTACAAATATCTTGAGGAATACTGAGATAGAGAGACTAGAGCTGACCTCCAAAGCGTTACAAACACTGTCCATCTCCGCATCGAAATCAGGCTTCTCCGACATCGTCACGAGCTCCAGCACGGCGCAACACGAGCCTTCCTTAGAATCAAAAACCGGCATGGCTAGAGATCCGCGGACACGATGAGTGAGCGCATATTCCATCCTCAAGTACTCAAACCCATCATAATAGAGCACATTCGAGGTCCACTCCGGCATGCCGGACATAAATACCCTCCCGGGAAGCCCAGGGAACATGCCCGGTGCTTCCTTTGCTGAGAAAGTAAATTGTCTAGAAACTTCTCGATACCCAGCGAGAATCTGATCGAGCAGGAAGGGCTGCTCGCAGGTGCTCAACACGTGATTATCGCCTTGTTTGATCGGCATCCAAACTTGGGCGAGAATTCCGCCGCCTGATGATTTCTTAAACAACGACAGTGCCGTAAGCATCTTCTCAGGAAGCGAACCACCAGCTATAGTTCTAGGAACAGAGCTAGTATCCACAAATGGCGAATTCGCAGAAAGCCCGAAATGGGAATTACTCTTCTGGGGTCCCATATTATCCCTGCAGCCAGAATAAGCAGTGGAAGAGCTGTTCGCATTTCCGATAGCAACATCTCTACCTTGTACTGCAGAATCGGGCGAAGCAAAAGAGGGCCAAATTGCCGGTACATCCTGAGCTGCCGAGTAGGTCAGAGCTGAGAAGATCTGGTCGGCGATTGCAGGACTATAGATCTCCGAATAGCCGTCGTAGTTCATGAGAGCCGAGAAGGTGAATGGGTCCTCCAAAACCGGGCTCTCCATAGCCCCGCAATCCAAAGGCGTGAATCCCTCCATACTCTCTCTATCACGAAGGCGCAGCTGGTCGTGAGTTATTCATACAAAACTATGCAAAAACCGGAACTTGATTCATTTCGGCGATTCGACCGACGCGGGCATTCCATCGAACATGTCATCTACACAAGATGAGATCTTTACAACCGGAAACGATTCAAAAGCCAATCCGCACAATAAAAATCCCGCCTTTCTTCGCCCCAGCGCTCGAAAACCCACCAAATCCAACGCCACCGGCCCCAAAAACCAATCTTCACcctaaaaaaagaacaaaaaacccaaaaagCCGAATCTAAACCCCAAAATCTCGCTCCAAAAAGGCTCAGATTCAGGAAGCAGGATCCCCCCCGCAATATATCGGTCGATAAGGGCGGGAACAGCAACCCTAGCTGGAGAGAAGCGGCCCTTTTCGGCTTCTCCGGCCCGCAGCAGATCTCTGCTTCTCGTCGCCGTTTACGCTTTCGCCTTCGCGAAAATGTTCTTCCCTTggaatttctaacaaaaataagaaatttggggccggggagagagagagagagagagagagagagagagaaagagtaaacAAAAGTAGAGGGGGTAGAGCGAGAAAGGAGGGGGGTGGCTGTGCGTGTGCAGTAATTGCGAAGATGCACAGGAAgatcttctttctttctattattAAAGCGGGGGCGAAATGAGCGGCCGTGGAATTGCGGCGGGCCGACAGTAAATGGCCCCCGAGTTGGAGAAAATTACGCCTCATGCCAGCGAAAGGTCCGAAGGTGAAATCCGTTGGTTTTCTGTTTTTGGCCTTTTCTAAATAATATATGAGTTTTTTTACACAGTTTGATTAGTACGGTTTGATATTTAGTATTTATTTCCAGGAAAAGTAGTATGAATGCACGCCCACTCTGGCTGCCGCTGGCAGACACAAACTTTTTTGAGTCTCGAAATTTAGCAGAAGTGGGAGTATTATAATAAGGTGGATCTCACGTGGGTCCCTATAAAACTcccattttatattattttttaaaatattctaaattttcacTTTCTTGAATTTCACTTCAGATTTGTAAAACATGTCTTAATTGTCTGTCTGGAAAGAGAATTGGTCTTAGTCATTGGTGCAAGGACCCGATccgttaataataataataataataatttgttgagTTCAAATTATCGGTCCTAATTGtctaagctcagttattattaataACGTGTAGTccttatgtattttaattagaaTCATTTTTCCATCTAACATGTGACTTTTCGGGTATTACAAACTCCTCTTGTTTGGATCCTAATATTCTCGTCGGATTCAAACCATATTACAAATGTAAATCAAAATTATCATACGATATGAGATTCAAAAAGTGGCGCCTATAGATTTAAGAGGTAGCtccccaaaaaagaaaatagcagCCTTTTCGATATATGAATCATTAGATAATGAATTCAACggtttcaaaaaaagaaataaatgaaagagATGGATGAAATTATAAATGTATCTTGATCTCAAAGAAAAGGACAAGGGGGATATGGCAAAATTAGTAGACGCTACAGACTTGATGGTGGTATGAAAACCTGCTAAATGGTAACTTCCAAATTCAAAAAAACCCTAGAATTAAAAATGGGCAATGCTGAGCCAAATCTTTGGTTTGGCAAAACAAtggtataaaattaaaataaaacaggATAGGTGCAGAGACTCAATGCTTTGGAAAAACAaaggtataaaatttaaaataaaaagggaaTAGGTGCAGAGACTCAATGGAAACTGTTCTAACAAATAGAGTTGACTACGTTGCATCAGTAGCTGAAATCTTCCAATGAATGGAAACTGTTCTAACGAATAGAGTTGACTATGTTGCATAAGTAGCTGGAATCTTCCAACGAATAGAGTTGACTACATTGCGTTAGTAGCTGAAATCCGTTGGTGCAGCATTTAgccccgcatagcacttagctcttaCACTTTCGACTGACATTTAGCTTTTGATATCAATTGTAATAactcgacccgctagcaataataactcattgggtccaaaccaccgacccaaaatacttaagtccaaTTGTCATTACTGACGTGTAGAcatcatatattctaatcaaaaTCATTTTTCCATCAAATGTGAGACTATTAGAGCATTACAATTGGTGAATTAATTGTATTCTTTATTTGAATAACCAATGGCTGAGATTAATTCTGACAGATTTGCAGAAAATTTCTCTACAGTCAGactacagaaaattaatttGTGCTCCTAATTATTGGAGCATTTGACTTGTGCACTTCTTGCACTAATTGGAAGCTGTTTAGCAAAGTAAATGAATTATTTATGATTTCTCTCTGCAACTTcttccttttctattttttttgaccACAAAATAGGCTGGAacacaatcttttttttttttttttaagaaagaaaatttcaccACTAGGAAAGCTAAGTATATTAAACTTTGGACAATACTCAAAAGTTGacttatttctttttgaatttgtgCTTTGGAGATCGTATCTGATCCATATTTTAGTTCTTATTCCAAATGCTTGATTCTGGTAGTGCACGAACATGCTCAAAGCATTTTGACATTTTCCATTAGATTGTGTttggaccgaccgtccctagagcaagtggcaaagggcttggtggttggtactcgagacccaagttcgaattctggTTGATTCATaatttcagctaagtttatttctaaataaaataaatgaagcgggtagcatgctacctatctctcaaaaaaaaaaagaaaagaaaaaaagattgtgTTTGGATCTAATTGGAGCCAATATAAAGACGGACAGTGAATAcgtctctatttttttaatttttggtttatTTGCCTCCATTGACACCTCTAATGGGTTGACAAAATGAGACATGGTAAAAGAAAAGCGGCAATTGTgtatatactttaaaatttctgactttcttatttatccatCTTAGAAGgcaaatatttcaaaagttcTAATTCATCATAGTTAATAtaagtttcatattttatagAGCTATTAACAAtggttaaaattttacatttttttttcttattcttatttaatatatatatatatatattaacctGACCCGATGATAATCATCGTTTTAGGGTAACAACGATagtcaaaaaatcgaaaacctAGTTGAGAAAAGTAATAAAGATTGGTAACCTAATTTATGATATTGGATCACCTctggtgagttgggatccccctGGTGAGTTGAGATTGGCTGATTATAGTAGGACTGGGATGTTAAAAAGTAGTTTCTCAATTTTTGAACTATCGTTTTTCTcgcaaaattataattatcataaggtcggattaagtatatatatatatatatctcgtcccgacgacacgagagtcctcgtgcctccggaggcacgaggactctcgtgtcgtcgggacgagatatatatatatatatatatctcgtcccgacgacacgagagtcctcgtgcctccggaggcacgaggactctcgtgtcgtcgggacgagatatatatatatatatatatctcgtcccgacgacacgagagtcctcgtgcctccggaggcacgaggactctcgtgtcgtcgggacgagatatatatatatatatatatctcgtcccgacgacacgagagtcctcgtgcctccggaggcacgaggactctcgtgtcgtcgggacgagatatatatatatatatatatctcgtcccgacgacacgagagtcctcgtgcctccggaggcacgaggactctcgtgtcgtcgggacgagatatatatatatatatatatctcgtcccgacgacacgagagtcctcgtgcctccggaggcacgaggactctcgtgtcgtcgggacgagatatatatatatatatatatctcgtcccgacgacacgagagtcctcgtgcctccggaggcacgaggACTCTCATGTCGTCGggacgatatatatatatatataagctcgaAAAGCTAGAAAAGCTCGGATTAAGCTTGCTCGACTCATtatgagttcgagccgaactttACTTAAAGCTcggaaaataaaacaagttCGAGCCGAGTAAATTAAAGCtcagctcgagctcgctcggtttatagctcggcttgtgctcagCTTGCGCTCGGCCGAGCGAACAAACGGTCGGGATTAATGTCGGACAAATGTTTCGAGAGTATGTACGggattgaatatttaaaatccgTATTAATACAACGTGCTATGACGTTTCGAGAGATNctaagctcagttattattaataACGTGTAGTcctcatatattttaattaaaataatttttctatctaATATGTGATTTTTCGGGTATTACAAACTTATCTTGTTTGGACCCTGATATTCTCGTCGGATTCAAACCAGatcataaatataaatcaaaattatcaaaagTGGTGCCTATAGATTCAAGAGGTAgctccccaaaaaaaaaatagtagccTTTTCGATATATGAATCATTAGATAATAAATTCAACGgcttcaaaaaaagaaataaaaaaaagaggtgaAAGAAATTATAACTGTATCTTGATCTCCAAGAAAAGGACAAGGGGGATATGGCAAAATTAGTAGACGCTACGGACTTGATTGTGGTATGAAAACCTGCTAAATGGTAACTTCCAAATTcagaaaaaccctagaattaAAAATGGGCAATGCTGAGCCAAATCTTTGGTTTGGCAAAACAAtggtataaaattaaaataaaaagggaTAGGTGCAGAGACTCAATGCTTTGGAAAAACAAgggtataaaattaaaataaaaaaggaatagGTGCAGAGACTCAATGGAAACTGTTCTAACAAATAGAGTTGATTGCATCAGTAGCTGAAATCTTCCAATGAATGGAAACTGTTCTAACGAATAGAGTTGACTATGTTACATAAATAGCTGGAATCTTCCAACGAATAGAGTTGACTACATTGTGTTAGTAGCTGAAATCTGTTGGTGCAGCACTTAgccccgcatagcacttagctcttaCACTTTCGACTGGCATTTAGCTTTGATATCAATCGTAATAactcgacccgctagcaataataactcattgggtccaaaccaccgacccaaaatacttaagtccaaTTGTCATTACTGACGTGTAGAcatcatatattctaatcaaaaTCATTTTTCCATCAAATGTGAGACTATTAGAGCATTACAATTGGTAAATTAATTGTATTCTTTATTTGAATAGCCAATGGCTGAGATTAATTCTGACAGATTTGCAGAAAATTTCTCTACAGTCAGactacagaaaattaatttGTGCTCCTA
The nucleotide sequence above comes from Ananas comosus cultivar F153 linkage group 17, ASM154086v1, whole genome shotgun sequence. Encoded proteins:
- the LOC109723588 gene encoding shewanella-like protein phosphatase 2, with protein sequence MESPDPICGGVPPLVASFVDTFVDYCVSGLFFPTNPNPNPNANPNPDPPPTRLPPAARLVAIGDLHGDLHKAREALSLAGLSEPSSSAAGASRWCGGATVAVQVGDVLDRGGDEIRLLYLLHRLKLDAARHGGALLTVLGNHEVMNVAGDFRYATPAGLDEFESWARWFRAGLAMKRLVPDLPPPRDPFRGVPRSFPGIKPEFWEGLTARIAALRPEGPISARFLAENHTVLVVGDSVFVHGGLLESHVEHGLETINEEVREWIRGARPRAPAHVRGRDAVVWLRKFSEDGEGKECDCTHLKDVLGRIPGTRRMVMGHTIQKQGITAACGEQAVRIDVGLSRGCGDGAPQVLEIGSGGNAVRVLATEPATVVGRWGVRRREDEVAKEGLAMLVKESGTGLREVEATA
- the LOC109723612 gene encoding protein NLP2-like, whose protein sequence is MEGFTPLDCGAMESPVLEDPFTFSALMNYDGYSEIYSPAIADQIFSALTYSAAQDVPAIWPSFASPDSAVQGRDVAIGNANSSSTAYSGCRDNMGPQKSNSHFGLSANSPFVDTSSVPRTIAGGSLPEKMLTALSLFKKSSGGGILAQVWMPIKQGDNHVLSTCEQPFLLDQILAGYREVSRQFTFSAKEAPGMFPGLPGRVFMSGMPEWTSNVLYYDGFEYLRMEYALTHRVRGSLAMPVFDSKEGSCCAVLELVTMSEKPDFDAEMDSVCNALEEVNLRTVKARPLLQNLTKNQKSAVTEILDILRVVCHAHMLPLAITWIPISSDVGNSEVFVKANGRQINSDSRNKNMLCIQESACYVNDLKMQGFLHACAEHRLEKGKGIAGKALQSNQPFFCSDVKACNIREYPLAHHARKFNLGAAVAIRLRSTYTGDDDYILEFFLPVNHKSSEEQQLLLNNLSSTMQKLCRSLRTISDAELAGIDAHEDHIHKGKYDPAVKTPFEDQNIPPDERGGDVQPEKLKSSLMRHAEKKRSLAEKNISLSVLQQYFSGSLKDAAKSIGVCPTTLKRICRQHGISRWPSRKINKVNRSLKKIQKVINSVQGVEGSLKYDPATGCLVAAVSPTQNPPLKTIAPPSCDSVLAASSRNNEPELSVLKLEHDCSHNNDHEKGEFGLLVENREESCRTTPPDSGILQYANSGGMSRLPLFSGGVLSDSHVTKEIGCPEVPHKIDYNDDGIVEHSNPSSSKIDYNDDGIVEHSNPSSSSMTDSSSGSASSHPTFKKKPKSASLNENSPTITVKAIYKNDMVRFKFLPSGGYQQLLEEIAKRFKLLNGTFQLKYRDDEEEWVILASDSDLQECLEVLENIESRRVKVLVRDIPCVVGSSPSSSCLLMEQ